The Kroppenstedtia pulmonis genome has a segment encoding these proteins:
- the plsY gene encoding glycerol-3-phosphate 1-O-acyltransferase PlsY, with protein sequence MTLQSILAVLISYLLGSISTSYWITKLLKGTDIRSQGSGNAGATNMLRVVGKGPAAIVFILDMLKGMAAVGIASLMDVDPAVIMLSGLAAVVGHNWPIFLGFRGGKGIATTIGVMILLTFLAAVIAGVVAILIILLTRYVSLGSLFFAAILPLLIAVLDYPTSFIYISLLVTLLAFLRHASNIKRLINGTENKMSSSK encoded by the coding sequence GTGACTTTACAGTCTATTTTAGCTGTATTGATATCTTATTTGCTGGGTTCCATTAGTACCAGCTATTGGATAACAAAATTATTGAAAGGAACGGATATCCGTTCCCAAGGAAGCGGTAACGCCGGTGCCACCAATATGCTTCGAGTAGTGGGCAAAGGCCCTGCTGCCATCGTATTTATCCTGGATATGCTAAAGGGAATGGCAGCAGTGGGAATCGCTTCTCTGATGGATGTCGATCCGGCGGTAATTATGCTGTCCGGTCTGGCGGCGGTAGTCGGACATAATTGGCCGATTTTTCTTGGTTTTCGGGGAGGAAAGGGAATTGCCACCACTATTGGTGTGATGATTTTACTTACCTTTCTGGCGGCTGTGATTGCAGGGGTTGTTGCTATCTTAATCATTCTGTTAACCCGTTATGTATCATTGGGGTCCCTGTTTTTTGCTGCGATACTGCCTCTACTGATTGCTGTCTTGGACTATCCCACTTCATTTATTTACATCAGTTTGTTGGTTACATTACTGGCTTTCCTGCGCCACGCTTCCAATATAAAACGTTTGATCAACGGTACGGAGAACAAAATGAGCTCGTCTAAGTAG
- a CDS encoding lysophospholipid acyltransferase family protein encodes MLYRLFRGFFRLLFTLFFRWEVKGTEYIPQEGPVVICCNHISNFDPPLLGSSIQRPIRFMAKEELFRVPILSFFIRSFGAFSVSRGGQDKRALKTALALLKNGEVLGIYPEGTRSKTGELGKAHSGAAFIALRGKAVVIPAAVVGPYRLFRPLRIVFGPPVDLQMYQGSKWNSEMMQEVTDKIMDRIQAILEKNRT; translated from the coding sequence ATGCTATATCGATTGTTTCGAGGTTTTTTTCGTTTGTTGTTTACCTTATTTTTTCGATGGGAAGTAAAAGGAACCGAATACATTCCCCAAGAAGGTCCTGTTGTGATCTGCTGTAACCACATCAGCAATTTCGATCCTCCCTTGCTTGGATCTTCCATTCAGCGTCCCATTCGATTTATGGCTAAGGAAGAATTGTTCAGAGTCCCGATTCTTTCTTTTTTCATTCGGAGTTTCGGAGCTTTTTCCGTCAGCCGGGGAGGACAGGATAAGCGGGCTTTAAAAACCGCTTTGGCGCTGTTGAAAAACGGAGAAGTGTTGGGGATTTATCCGGAAGGAACCCGATCCAAAACAGGAGAACTGGGAAAAGCTCATTCCGGAGCCGCATTTATTGCCCTGAGGGGCAAGGCAGTTGTGATTCCTGCTGCGGTTGTAGGGCCTTACCGTCTGTTTCGTCCACTTCGTATCGTTTTCGGCCCGCCGGTGGATCTTCAGATGTACCAGGGGAGTAAATGGAACTCTGAAATGATGCAAGAAGTGACGGATAAGATTATGGACCGGATTCAGGCTATTCTGGAGAAGAATCGCACCTGA
- a CDS encoding YphA family membrane protein yields the protein METGFFSVLFCLSLAILIGTGWFDSLKEDLGLDRSPIVVFLLGEVMISDQVVTVSSTLQIYGGFLLFLLLFRFLLRRSQNTLYILGSSICLFASVLFFIRERISPVSVGLTYLIIIVTLWMIILVTCSTYSSLKDRMMVISGGIFLAEILRLVFHREELNPVLLGDRMFRDLLWASMLILLLVHYGSRTRQWSLLRYWNRRVR from the coding sequence ATGGAGACCGGTTTTTTTTCCGTTCTGTTTTGTTTGTCGTTGGCGATTCTCATCGGTACCGGTTGGTTTGATTCATTGAAAGAAGACTTGGGCCTGGATCGTTCTCCGATCGTGGTTTTTCTGTTGGGAGAAGTGATGATTTCCGATCAGGTGGTTACTGTTAGTTCAACGTTACAGATTTACGGTGGGTTCTTATTATTTTTACTTCTGTTTCGATTCTTGTTAAGGCGATCCCAGAACACCTTATATATATTGGGTTCATCGATTTGTCTTTTTGCATCTGTTCTTTTTTTTATTCGGGAAAGGATTAGTCCCGTATCTGTGGGACTAACCTATCTGATCATCATTGTGACCCTATGGATGATCATTCTGGTGACTTGCAGTACTTACTCTTCTTTAAAAGATCGAATGATGGTTATTTCCGGTGGAATCTTTTTGGCTGAAATTCTTCGTTTGGTCTTTCATCGGGAAGAACTGAACCCGGTCCTTTTGGGAGACAGGATGTTTCGGGATTTGTTATGGGCGTCTATGTTGATCCTTCTTCTAGTTCATTACGGGAGCCGAACAAGGCAATGGAGTTTACTTCGATATTGGAACAGACGGGTCAGGTGA
- the rpsA gene encoding 30S ribosomal protein S1: MVEEMKSEMAEVTPLNRGDVVKGKVIKVEDHQVLVDVNYKFDGVIPISELSSLHVEKASDVLAEGDEVEVKVMRLNDEEDKLILSKKAVDAERAWEDLQQKFESGETLEAEVADVVKGGLVVDLGVRGFIPASLVERHFVEDFSDYKGRQLTLKVIEIDASKNKLILSRKAVLDEEQERKKVETLNSLEAGAILEGTVQRITDFGAFVDIGGVDGLVHVSELAWHRVEHPAEALSEGEKVKVKVLKVDTANERISLSIKETQKGPWDQVSDVLNSGDIVEGTVKRLVSFGAFVEVYEGVEGLVHISQISHRHISTPSEVLEEGQTVKVKILDMQPEQKRISLSIKDAEQEEERQEMETMDRKNDGLNVTLGDMFGDQLRRLK; this comes from the coding sequence ATGGTTGAAGAAATGAAATCGGAAATGGCGGAAGTAACTCCGCTGAACCGAGGCGATGTTGTCAAAGGGAAAGTGATCAAGGTAGAGGATCACCAGGTTCTGGTGGATGTGAATTACAAATTTGACGGGGTTATCCCGATCTCGGAGCTTTCCAGCTTGCATGTGGAAAAGGCCTCGGATGTCCTGGCCGAGGGTGACGAAGTTGAGGTCAAGGTCATGCGCCTTAATGATGAAGAAGATAAACTGATTCTCTCCAAAAAGGCAGTGGATGCAGAGCGTGCCTGGGAAGATCTGCAACAGAAATTTGAAAGCGGTGAAACGCTGGAAGCAGAAGTGGCAGATGTGGTTAAAGGCGGACTGGTTGTGGATTTAGGGGTCCGGGGCTTTATCCCCGCTTCCTTGGTGGAACGCCATTTTGTAGAGGATTTCTCTGACTATAAAGGTCGTCAGCTGACTTTGAAAGTGATTGAAATCGATGCAAGTAAAAACAAGTTGATCTTGTCCCGTAAAGCAGTGTTGGATGAAGAGCAGGAACGCAAAAAAGTGGAAACTCTGAACAGCCTGGAAGCAGGCGCCATCTTGGAAGGAACCGTACAGCGCATTACCGATTTTGGAGCCTTTGTGGACATTGGTGGTGTAGATGGATTGGTTCACGTGTCCGAATTGGCCTGGCACCGGGTGGAACATCCCGCTGAAGCTCTTTCCGAAGGTGAAAAGGTAAAAGTTAAGGTTCTAAAAGTAGATACAGCCAATGAACGGATCAGTCTCAGCATCAAGGAAACGCAAAAGGGTCCTTGGGATCAGGTTTCTGATGTTCTCAACAGCGGTGACATCGTCGAAGGAACGGTAAAGCGCCTGGTTTCTTTTGGAGCCTTTGTGGAAGTGTATGAAGGTGTAGAAGGTTTGGTTCATATTTCCCAAATCTCCCATCGTCACATCTCTACACCATCCGAAGTACTGGAAGAAGGGCAAACCGTTAAGGTGAAAATTCTGGATATGCAACCGGAACAAAAACGGATCAGCCTGAGTATCAAAGATGCCGAACAAGAAGAAGAGCGGCAGGAAATGGAAACCATGGACCGTAAAAACGATGGTCTGAATGTAACCTTGGGTGATATGTTTGGAGACCAGCTTCGTCGCCTTAAATAA
- a CDS encoding HU family DNA-binding protein has product MNKTELIAQVAEQTKMTKKDATQAVDAVFDAIEEALKSGDKVQLIGFGNFEVRERAARKGRNPQTGEEIQIPASKVPAFKPGKALKDLVNSK; this is encoded by the coding sequence GTGAACAAAACGGAACTGATTGCACAGGTCGCGGAACAGACCAAGATGACCAAAAAAGATGCTACTCAAGCGGTGGATGCCGTTTTTGATGCAATCGAAGAAGCACTGAAATCCGGTGATAAAGTTCAACTGATCGGTTTTGGCAACTTTGAAGTGCGTGAGCGTGCTGCCCGCAAAGGCCGCAACCCACAGACAGGGGAAGAAATCCAGATACCGGCCAGCAAAGTGCCTGCTTTCAAACCGGGTAAAGCATTGAAAGATCTGGTCAACTCGAAATAA
- a CDS encoding YIEGIA family protein has product MNLTPYTTAIVIGVAFGFFTRLRMLRTDYRQYPTYLHGQIIHLSLGLIAAALGAVAVPALLEKDYTAITFLSLAAQQFRDVRKMERETLSKLDSMELVQRGSSYIEGIAMVFEGRNYLVILASFITSIAVVIGAWYIGILIGMIAVILAGFLRSGKYLQQISDIQPGKLHMDGPNLYVEDIYLMNVGLETNRKVILEHGVGLIVTPRDSNSRITLSNVGQRQAILFDASTILGVYRDTGEPALVPISKRDLKDGRLGILLLPQEKDIEKAVQVVGRVPVLENAVRMPTDQPEARKGS; this is encoded by the coding sequence ATGAACTTAACACCTTATACTACCGCAATTGTTATCGGGGTAGCATTCGGTTTTTTTACTCGGCTGCGAATGTTACGGACCGATTATCGTCAGTATCCGACCTATTTACATGGGCAAATCATTCATCTTTCCCTTGGATTGATTGCAGCCGCTTTGGGAGCAGTAGCGGTCCCTGCTCTTCTGGAAAAAGATTACACGGCCATTACCTTTCTTTCCCTTGCCGCCCAACAGTTTCGGGATGTTCGGAAGATGGAGAGGGAGACACTATCCAAATTGGATTCCATGGAATTGGTTCAACGAGGTTCTTCTTATATTGAGGGCATCGCCATGGTTTTTGAAGGGCGTAATTATTTGGTGATATTAGCATCTTTTATCACATCGATTGCGGTTGTCATTGGAGCTTGGTATATCGGCATTCTTATAGGGATGATCGCTGTGATCCTGGCCGGCTTTCTCCGATCAGGCAAATATCTGCAACAAATTTCCGATATCCAGCCAGGTAAGCTCCACATGGATGGACCCAACTTATATGTTGAAGATATTTATTTGATGAATGTAGGGTTGGAAACGAATCGGAAAGTCATTCTCGAACACGGAGTCGGCCTCATTGTTACTCCTCGAGATTCAAACAGCCGAATCACGTTATCCAATGTTGGACAACGACAAGCTATTTTATTTGATGCTTCCACGATTTTAGGTGTATACCGGGATACTGGGGAACCTGCCTTGGTTCCAATTTCCAAAAGGGATCTGAAGGATGGCCGATTGGGGATATTATTGTTGCCTCAGGAGAAAGACATTGAAAAAGCTGTTCAGGTTGTTGGGAGGGTTCCGGTTTTGGAAAATGCTGTCCGGATGCCTACTGATCAGCCTGAAGCGAGAAAAGGATCATAA
- the ypeB gene encoding germination protein YpeB — translation MYKRIAAILFPVAAIALVGVGIWGYQENQEKNSLLIKAENQYQRAFHDLNFHMDKLQDELGKSLAMNTRRQLSTCMTNVWRLTNAAQNDLGQLPMTLIPFDKTEEFLSKIGNFTYRVGVRDLNKEPLSDKEYKTLQTLYKGANQIQNNLQKVQSKVLRENLRWMDVELAMASEDKVMNNTIIDGFKKANKVTEGYQEVDWGPTVNNLEVHKRQKYKNLKGKEVTPQEVKEKMADILDRPDTKGINVVLNRKGDYQTYSARLKKDNGREVYADISKKGGHVLWMVYDRPVKKANLTLEEAQAKGIQFMDRLGYPEMEAISYDQTGNMAVFTFVRRHNGVLIYPETVAVKVAMDNGEVVGYQGDEYVFNYKENRNLKPTLSQKEAQKSVNPNLKIEESQLAVIFGEKGSEVLCYEFRGRLDESSFRVFINGNSGDEEFVEKIKTKNKKSQ, via the coding sequence GTGTACAAACGGATTGCCGCGATCCTTTTCCCTGTTGCCGCCATCGCCTTGGTTGGCGTGGGTATTTGGGGATATCAGGAAAACCAAGAGAAGAACAGTTTGCTGATTAAAGCAGAAAATCAATATCAACGGGCTTTCCACGACTTGAACTTCCATATGGACAAACTCCAAGACGAATTAGGAAAATCCCTGGCGATGAATACCAGACGCCAACTTTCAACCTGTATGACCAATGTCTGGCGTTTGACTAATGCTGCTCAAAACGATTTGGGTCAATTGCCTATGACGTTGATACCCTTTGACAAGACGGAGGAATTCCTGTCCAAGATCGGTAATTTTACTTACCGGGTGGGAGTTCGGGATCTGAATAAGGAGCCTTTAAGTGATAAGGAGTACAAGACGTTGCAAACTTTGTACAAAGGGGCTAACCAGATTCAGAATAACCTTCAAAAAGTACAATCCAAGGTTTTGCGGGAAAACTTGCGCTGGATGGATGTAGAGTTGGCGATGGCATCCGAAGACAAGGTCATGAATAATACGATTATTGATGGTTTCAAAAAGGCAAACAAAGTGACAGAGGGGTATCAGGAAGTGGATTGGGGTCCCACTGTCAACAACTTGGAAGTTCATAAACGGCAAAAATACAAAAACTTGAAAGGCAAAGAGGTTACGCCACAAGAAGTGAAGGAGAAAATGGCAGATATCTTGGACCGCCCCGATACAAAAGGAATCAATGTGGTATTAAACCGTAAAGGAGACTATCAGACATACAGTGCCCGCTTAAAAAAGGATAACGGCCGGGAAGTGTATGCAGATATAAGTAAAAAGGGCGGACATGTGCTGTGGATGGTCTACGATCGTCCCGTCAAAAAAGCCAATTTGACATTGGAAGAGGCCCAGGCAAAGGGTATACAGTTTATGGACCGTTTGGGATACCCTGAGATGGAGGCGATTTCATATGACCAAACCGGAAATATGGCAGTTTTCACCTTTGTCCGGAGGCATAACGGGGTATTGATTTATCCGGAGACTGTAGCGGTGAAAGTGGCCATGGACAATGGGGAGGTCGTCGGCTATCAAGGGGATGAATATGTATTCAATTACAAAGAAAACCGGAACCTGAAGCCAACACTGAGTCAAAAGGAAGCACAGAAGTCAGTCAATCCCAATCTGAAAATCGAAGAGAGTCAGTTGGCGGTGATCTTTGGAGAGAAGGGTTCGGAGGTTCTCTGTTATGAATTCAGGGGAAGATTGGATGAATCCAGTTTCCGGGTCTTTATCAACGGAAACAGCGGAGATGAGGAGTTTGTGGAGAAGATTAAGACTAAGAATAAAAAATCCCAGTAA
- a CDS encoding NAD(P)H-dependent glycerol-3-phosphate dehydrogenase yields the protein MKKKKVAVLGGGSWGTALATVLIDNGHEVSLWSRRKSVAEEINTCHRNESYLPGIDLPESLQATDSLQKAVKEKDVVLFVLPSQSVRDVARQAAPHLKKEVIVMHASKGFELESQKRISEVLGEELPDLTQRIAVLSGPSHAEEVVKKSPTTVVVASICPKVAEELQSLLITSAFRVYTHPDVVGVEVGGSLKNIIALGAGLSDGLGYGDNAKAALITRGLAEIARLGMAMDAQAITFAGLSGVGDLVVTCTSRHSRNWRAGNLLGQGYSLEEVLEKMDMVVEGVKTTQAAYRLAERLGVDMPITKELYAVLFEGKQPKKAVQDLMSRGKTDEMEEMIRGTR from the coding sequence ATGAAAAAGAAAAAAGTCGCTGTCCTTGGCGGGGGTAGCTGGGGTACTGCCTTGGCCACAGTATTGATTGATAACGGTCATGAGGTATCGCTGTGGTCCCGACGAAAAAGTGTGGCTGAGGAAATTAACACCTGTCATCGGAATGAATCTTACTTGCCTGGCATTGATTTGCCGGAATCGCTTCAGGCAACGGATTCATTGCAAAAAGCTGTGAAGGAGAAGGATGTGGTTTTGTTTGTACTTCCTTCTCAATCGGTACGGGATGTGGCCCGACAGGCGGCCCCTCATCTCAAAAAAGAAGTTATCGTGATGCATGCTTCCAAAGGATTTGAACTGGAGTCCCAAAAGAGAATTTCTGAAGTATTAGGGGAAGAACTACCGGATTTAACTCAACGGATTGCGGTTTTATCAGGTCCGAGTCATGCAGAGGAAGTAGTAAAAAAATCTCCCACGACGGTGGTGGTGGCATCAATCTGCCCGAAGGTGGCGGAAGAATTGCAATCCCTTTTGATCACATCTGCATTTCGGGTTTATACGCACCCGGACGTTGTCGGTGTGGAAGTAGGTGGATCGTTAAAAAACATCATTGCTTTGGGAGCCGGATTGTCTGACGGGTTGGGATATGGTGATAATGCCAAGGCTGCCTTGATCACCAGAGGGTTGGCGGAGATCGCTCGTTTGGGAATGGCGATGGATGCCCAGGCAATCACATTTGCGGGTCTGTCCGGAGTGGGTGATCTTGTAGTGACCTGCACCAGTCGACACAGCCGCAACTGGCGCGCAGGAAATCTGTTGGGACAAGGTTATAGCTTGGAAGAGGTATTGGAAAAGATGGATATGGTTGTGGAAGGGGTCAAAACGACTCAGGCAGCATATCGATTGGCTGAGAGGTTGGGTGTGGACATGCCAATCACAAAAGAATTGTATGCTGTTTTGTTTGAAGGAAAACAACCGAAAAAAGCGGTTCAGGATCTGATGAGCCGAGGCAAGACAGATGAGATGGAAGAGATGATCCGAGGAACCCGATAA
- a CDS encoding capping complex subunit for YIEGIA codes for MGIQIDKEILAVISDREERVSGGAPIFYAGSRKELEQLSFLLEKILDGMAHQLDDHTMIIVRH; via the coding sequence ATGGGGATTCAAATTGATAAAGAAATTTTAGCAGTCATTTCAGACCGGGAGGAACGGGTGTCCGGGGGTGCTCCTATTTTTTATGCCGGAAGCCGTAAAGAGCTGGAACAGTTGTCTTTTCTGTTGGAAAAAATATTGGATGGTATGGCTCACCAACTGGATGACCACACCATGATTATTGTACGGCATTGA
- the cmk gene encoding (d)CMP kinase codes for MRRLSVAIDGPAGAGKSTVARQVARQLGFTYVDTGAMYRAITWKALQNGSDLTDERKMTQLVRDTHIQLKTDKKEVLVWVDGQPVSEEIRTPEVTSHVSAVAGLAGVRTELLEKQRELALNGGVVMDGRDIGTRVLPEAGVKVFLTASIDERAHRRYNEWLRKGYSVDLEQLKQEIRQRDEKDKNRKHSPLIPAEDAVHLDTTGLTITEVVQAILDLCRTKVGGGE; via the coding sequence ATGAGGCGACTTTCAGTAGCGATTGATGGCCCTGCCGGGGCCGGAAAAAGCACAGTGGCCCGTCAAGTGGCCCGACAACTCGGATTCACTTATGTGGATACGGGAGCCATGTATCGGGCCATTACTTGGAAGGCCCTGCAAAACGGATCAGATTTAACAGATGAAAGAAAAATGACCCAATTGGTTCGGGATACTCACATTCAGCTGAAAACAGACAAAAAGGAAGTCCTTGTGTGGGTGGACGGACAGCCAGTATCTGAAGAAATCCGTACTCCTGAAGTTACTTCCCATGTCTCGGCAGTTGCCGGCCTGGCAGGGGTGCGCACGGAGCTGCTGGAAAAGCAAAGGGAGCTGGCCCTAAACGGTGGCGTCGTCATGGATGGTCGGGATATCGGAACCCGGGTTCTGCCAGAAGCGGGAGTAAAGGTGTTTCTGACGGCATCCATTGATGAACGGGCTCACCGGCGGTACAATGAATGGTTGCGAAAAGGTTACTCGGTGGACCTGGAGCAGTTAAAGCAGGAAATCAGACAACGGGACGAGAAGGATAAGAATCGAAAGCATTCTCCCCTTATCCCGGCTGAGGACGCCGTCCATCTGGATACGACGGGTTTAACCATCACTGAAGTGGTTCAGGCTATTTTGGATCTCTGTCGAACCAAAGTGGGCGGTGGGGAGTAG
- the der gene encoding ribosome biogenesis GTPase Der, with translation MSLPVVAIVGRPNVGKSTFFNRIAGERVAIVEDKPGITRDRIYCKGDWNGREFHLIDTGGLEFDQRDEVIDHIRHQVELAIEEADVILFVVDGRAGVTAVDQDVARLLRRSGKPVVLAVNKVDHLNHHPEVYDFYQLGFDEPIAISSLHGTGTGDLLDALVRHFPEQSKEEEDPDMIRVSVIGRPNVGKSSLVNRLLGEERVIVSSVAGTTRDAVDTPIHHEGQDYIIVDTAGMRKRGKVYESTEKYSVMRALRAIERSDVIVMVLDGVQGITEQDKRVAGIANEAGRGVLFAVNKWDAVEKDDKTMNRFRQEVRDHFSFMDYAPVLFISAKTGQRTRQVLPTVKEVAEQHAMRISTSVLNQVLRDAVMSTPPPAVKGKRPRIRYGTQVAVKPPTILLFVNDPELIHFSYMRYLENQFREAFGFQGTPIRLHLRKRSD, from the coding sequence ATGAGCTTGCCGGTAGTTGCTATTGTAGGGCGACCCAATGTTGGGAAGTCCACCTTTTTCAATCGAATCGCAGGGGAACGGGTTGCGATTGTGGAAGATAAGCCGGGAATCACAAGAGATCGGATATATTGCAAAGGTGATTGGAACGGTCGTGAATTCCACCTCATTGATACAGGAGGTCTGGAATTTGACCAACGGGATGAGGTAATCGATCATATTCGTCATCAAGTGGAGTTGGCGATTGAAGAGGCGGATGTGATTTTGTTTGTGGTGGACGGTCGTGCAGGGGTTACCGCCGTTGATCAGGATGTAGCCAGGCTGCTTCGCCGATCGGGAAAACCAGTGGTTTTAGCTGTGAACAAAGTGGATCATCTTAATCACCATCCCGAGGTTTATGATTTTTATCAGTTGGGTTTCGATGAGCCTATTGCGATATCTTCCTTACACGGAACCGGAACAGGAGATTTATTGGATGCCCTTGTCCGTCACTTTCCGGAACAAAGTAAGGAGGAAGAGGATCCGGATATGATCCGTGTTTCCGTGATTGGACGACCCAATGTTGGAAAGTCATCACTGGTAAATCGATTACTGGGAGAAGAACGGGTGATTGTCAGCTCTGTTGCCGGGACCACCAGAGATGCTGTGGATACACCGATTCATCATGAAGGGCAGGATTATATAATCGTTGATACTGCAGGTATGCGCAAGCGGGGGAAAGTGTATGAATCAACGGAAAAGTACAGTGTTATGCGCGCCCTTCGAGCCATTGAACGTTCTGATGTTATTGTGATGGTATTGGACGGAGTTCAGGGAATCACCGAGCAGGATAAACGGGTGGCCGGGATTGCAAATGAAGCAGGTCGTGGGGTTCTTTTTGCAGTGAATAAATGGGATGCTGTGGAAAAGGATGATAAGACCATGAACCGGTTTCGGCAGGAGGTCCGGGACCATTTTTCTTTCATGGATTATGCACCTGTTCTTTTTATTTCGGCTAAAACCGGACAACGGACCAGACAGGTTTTGCCTACGGTGAAGGAAGTGGCGGAACAACATGCCATGCGAATTTCCACCTCCGTGCTGAATCAAGTATTACGGGATGCAGTCATGTCTACACCGCCCCCTGCCGTGAAAGGAAAACGTCCCCGGATTCGTTATGGGACACAAGTGGCTGTCAAGCCCCCTACCATCCTCTTGTTTGTCAACGACCCGGAACTCATTCATTTCAGTTATATGCGTTACTTGGAAAATCAGTTTCGAGAAGCCTTCGGTTTCCAGGGAACTCCCATTCGTCTGCATTTACGAAAGAGAAGCGACTAA
- the spoIVA gene encoding stage IV sporulation protein A, whose protein sequence is MKKVDIFKDIAERTGGDIYLGVVGAVRTGKSTFIKRFMEQVVIPNIHEESDRVRATDELPQSGAGKTITTIEPKFVPNQAVQLHVSEGIDINVRLVDCVGYAIQGAKGYEDEAGPRMINTPWYDEPIPFQEAAEVGTRKVIQEHSTLGVVVTTDGSITDIPRYEYEEVEERIVDELKEVGKPFILVLNTTRPYSEEAQTLRESLVEKYDIPVLAMSVAAMGEEEVFTVLKEVLYEFPVHEVNVNLPSWVMVLDEEHWLRREFENSVRETVKDIRRLRDVDHVVDQFIEYEFIEKAGLSGMDMGQGVAEIDLYAPDELYDQILTEIVGVTIQGKDHLLQLMQEFTHAKREYDKVSDAIQMVRTTGYGVAAPTLEEMALDEPELIKQGPRFGVRLKATAPSIHMIRVNVHSEFAPIIGSERQSEELVNYLMRDFEQDPLSIWESDIFGRSLHSIVREGISAKLSMMPENARYKLQETLERIINEGSGGLIAIIL, encoded by the coding sequence GTGAAGAAAGTCGATATCTTCAAAGACATTGCTGAACGGACTGGAGGAGATATTTATCTGGGTGTAGTCGGTGCGGTACGCACCGGAAAGTCGACTTTTATCAAGCGCTTTATGGAACAGGTGGTGATTCCCAATATCCATGAGGAATCTGACCGGGTTCGGGCTACGGATGAACTGCCTCAGAGCGGTGCCGGAAAGACGATCACCACCATTGAGCCCAAATTTGTTCCCAATCAGGCTGTCCAGCTCCATGTCAGTGAAGGAATCGACATTAATGTAAGGCTGGTAGACTGTGTTGGATATGCGATCCAGGGTGCCAAGGGATACGAAGATGAAGCGGGTCCCCGGATGATCAATACACCCTGGTACGACGAGCCGATACCATTTCAAGAGGCGGCAGAAGTAGGAACACGTAAGGTTATTCAAGAGCATTCTACGTTGGGAGTAGTAGTAACCACAGACGGTTCGATCACTGACATTCCCCGTTATGAATATGAAGAGGTGGAGGAACGGATTGTTGATGAACTGAAGGAAGTGGGAAAGCCCTTTATTCTAGTTCTCAACACGACGCGTCCATACAGTGAAGAAGCACAAACCCTGCGGGAATCCCTGGTAGAAAAATATGACATTCCCGTTTTGGCGATGAGTGTCGCAGCCATGGGAGAAGAAGAAGTTTTTACCGTTTTAAAAGAAGTGTTGTATGAGTTCCCTGTTCATGAAGTCAATGTTAATTTGCCCAGTTGGGTGATGGTGTTGGATGAGGAACACTGGCTTCGCCGGGAATTTGAAAACTCGGTACGGGAGACGGTTAAAGATATTCGTCGTTTACGGGATGTGGATCATGTTGTGGATCAATTTATAGAGTACGAGTTTATTGAGAAAGCAGGCTTATCCGGGATGGATATGGGCCAAGGTGTAGCAGAGATCGATTTATATGCACCTGATGAATTGTATGATCAGATTCTAACGGAAATCGTGGGGGTTACGATTCAAGGGAAAGATCACCTGTTGCAATTGATGCAAGAGTTTACTCATGCGAAGAGAGAATACGACAAAGTTTCGGATGCCATCCAGATGGTTCGGACGACAGGCTATGGGGTTGCGGCACCAACATTGGAGGAAATGGCATTGGATGAACCGGAATTGATTAAACAGGGTCCCCGTTTCGGAGTACGCCTAAAAGCAACGGCCCCGTCAATTCATATGATTCGGGTTAATGTCCATTCGGAATTTGCGCCGATTATCGGTTCAGAGAGACAGAGTGAGGAATTGGTAAATTATCTGATGCGGGATTTCGAACAAGATCCTTTAAGCATTTGGGAATCGGATATCTTTGGTCGATCGCTTCATTCGATTGTCCGGGAAGGAATTTCAGCAAAATTATCGATGATGCCGGAAAACGCCCGCTATAAACTTCAAGAAACGCTGGAACGTATTATTAACGAGGGTTCGGGTGGTTTAATCGCCATCATCCTATAA